The window GTCCTGAAGAATGAGATATTAACTTATCAATTCTCAATACCTGAAATCAAGATCGGGAATATGGGCGGTGATAACAAGGCTGATATAGTTTTGAAATACAATGATAAAATAGAGATATTTCATACAGGCCGTTTCTTTGATCCTTCAAATAATAATATTTCTATTAAACCGGATACAACTATATCTTTTAAGTTAATTGATCCGTCAATACGGGGAACAGAGAACATAAGAGAAAGGCATTCCCTTTATTTGATTGATCTAAATAATGACGGCCTTTTTGATGTTGTTCATAAAGTGATTGTCAAAACATCGTCTCCGGAATCCATGATTGAGATGTACGTATATCTTAATAAAGGGGGCGCTTTCTCTGATGACCCGGATAATGTTTTTGTGTCCGAGAGTTTTGGCGGTGAGTCTGCAATCAGGGATTTTAATAATGACGGCATTATGGATTTTGCGTTGTTTAAAATTCCTCTCGGTATTGCACAAATTCCCGCATATATTTTTAAGAAGAAGCTGTCTGCCGGTTTTGATTTTTATATTATGAAACCTTCAGGCCGGTACTCTGACAAACCGGAATCATCGGCAGGCTTTGGAATAAATGTATTACCTGAAGATATACCTGCGTACAGGCTTTGTTTTTCCTTTGAAGGTGATTTTAATACAGACGGATATAAAGATCTTGTTGCTGAAACCGGGGAAGGAAAATTTTCGATCTATTTAAATGGGGGAAACGGCAAGTTTCATTTTTCCTCTGATTACAGTTTTAAGGCTTCGCAATGCAGAAACATTCTTATTTTTGATGCGGACAATGACGGAGCTGATGATATAATATTGTGGGATAAAAACCATATTGAAATTGTCCCGAATCCAGGAAGAGACAATCATTGAAAAAGATTGTTTACATGTTTATTTGTCTCTTTTTTTTATACGGCATCGGTACGTCATCTGCAGATTTTAAAATAAAATCACTGCACATATACGGAAATACAAGAACAAGGGATAAAGTAATTCTGGGAAGACTCCGAATAAAAACAGGAGAAACAATATCTGCAAGAAAATTTACCCTTATTAGAAAATATTTTTTAAGGGAGTTTTTTGTTAACAATATAGAGTTTCGTTTAAGGCCTGAACAGCAGAGAGGTGATTTCGCTCTTCTCGTTATTACAAAAGAGAGAGGGATGTTTTCAATCAATCCCATTATAGGAGATAATAATGTCTTCGGTTTTTACGCAGGCCTCGGATTGGATGTTTATAATATTCTTGGATATGGAAATAAGTTGAAACTTCTTTTTCAGGCAGGAGGTGTTGATAAACGGGTACTGGGTTTGAGTAATAAATGGTTTGGGCCCGGAGCTTCATTATGGTTCAACGCGGAGTACTCCGGTATTTCATTCCCCTATCTTTTTGACGATATTGAATCTTCGAAAAGGCTGAGTACAAAATCATCAAAGGGTTCGATTGGGATTCATGTTACGAAAGAATTAGCAATAGGTGCTGAAGCAGGGAGAGAAAATGTATCTTTCGGAGATGCATCTTTTATGATATCAAAAAGCCGTGAGGATGATATCTCGTTTTACGGGTTTATAGGGAGAATTGATACGCGGGACTGGCCCTTCTATCCGTCTGAGGGATCCCTTGTAACTTTGGATTATAAAAACTGGCTGATCAACGGTTCATATTTATTTAAGCAGATGGATCTGGATATGAGGAGTTTTTCCCATCTTAAATCAGGTAGCATAGTTGCAGTAAGGATCAAGATGATTTTATCTCAGGGGGTTGTCCCTTTTTATAAACGTGTTCACATGGGAGGCGGAAATACATTAAGAGGATACAGAACAGGATCTGTTTTTGGTGAAAACGGTTTTCTTTTAAGCGCTGAGTACAGAATCCCGCTGCTCTATGTGAGGAGGCCTTTTTCAGGAATGAATACAGGGGTTCTTGGTGTTTTGTTTATTGATTCGGGATCAGCCTGGTTCAAACATCAAGCGAAAAAGGAGCGCGTCTTTTATACATCTGTCGGTTTTGGATTACATCTCGTACTTGGTAAATTGCTGCTCAGAGCTGAATACGGATATCATGGAGAAGGTGCGGGATTTTTGAGCGCAGGTACAGGGGTGATGTTTTGAAAAATCTACGGGGAATAAATTTTTTTAAAAGAAT of the bacterium genome contains:
- a CDS encoding VCBS repeat-containing protein, whose protein sequence is MKQLSGVFKIAVVLIWSANLGFANVPDLESECRFLKLNGTISYVAAQDFNGDGRVDLLAVTESADSFKRRKISIFFNDDTIHEVPNLVFIPAVNDVFFTIENMENSGGKNLILLGTAGLSMFALNDKISSAHKKVFTISTLIPPDKTDLLKYDFAADIDGDSIPEIFVPSINRIKIFKKEGDDNYGLYKTLITEPEISVLKNEILTYQFSIPEIKIGNMGGDNKADIVLKYNDKIEIFHTGRFFDPSNNNISIKPDTTISFKLIDPSIRGTENIRERHSLYLIDLNNDGLFDVVHKVIVKTSSPESMIEMYVYLNKGGAFSDDPDNVFVSESFGGESAIRDFNNDGIMDFALFKIPLGIAQIPAYIFKKKLSAGFDFYIMKPSGRYSDKPESSAGFGINVLPEDIPAYRLCFSFEGDFNTDGYKDLVAETGEGKFSIYLNGGNGKFHFSSDYSFKASQCRNILIFDADNDGADDIILWDKNHIEIVPNPGRDNH
- a CDS encoding BamA/TamA family outer membrane protein translates to MKKIVYMFICLFFLYGIGTSSADFKIKSLHIYGNTRTRDKVILGRLRIKTGETISARKFTLIRKYFLREFFVNNIEFRLRPEQQRGDFALLVITKERGMFSINPIIGDNNVFGFYAGLGLDVYNILGYGNKLKLLFQAGGVDKRVLGLSNKWFGPGASLWFNAEYSGISFPYLFDDIESSKRLSTKSSKGSIGIHVTKELAIGAEAGRENVSFGDASFMISKSREDDISFYGFIGRIDTRDWPFYPSEGSLVTLDYKNWLINGSYLFKQMDLDMRSFSHLKSGSIVAVRIKMILSQGVVPFYKRVHMGGGNTLRGYRTGSVFGENGFLLSAEYRIPLLYVRRPFSGMNTGVLGVLFIDSGSAWFKHQAKKERVFYTSVGFGLHLVLGKLLLRAEYGYHGEGAGFLSAGTGVMF